The Pseudomonadota bacterium genome includes the window CTGACGAGCATGACCTCTTCCTGGATCAGCCGATCCAGCGCCCGTCGCCGGAACGCCTCGAGGTTCGCCTGCGTGGTGAGGATGTCCCTGTCGTAGATCGTGCTCTCGATCTTCATCTCGCTGCGCAGGTCGTCGGCGGTGATCTTCGCCCCGTTGACCCGGGCCACGACCCGGTCCCCCTGCGAGGAGCAGCAGAGGAGGCACGATGCGATGACGAGGGCCGCTGCGGCCGCCCCCATCGGATTTTTGGGTTTCATGGCATTCCTCTTTCAGTCTTTTTCGGGACTGTTTTCGCTAACATAGGAGGCCATCTCACTCAAGGAGTTTTTGGCGGCCGCGATGAGCTGAGAATCGCCGCCGGCCGACGCTGCAGAGATGAGCAGGCGGTCGGGGGGCACTACGCGATACCTTCCCGGGAAGGCGGACACCATGGACAGGACCTGCTCGGTGGTGATGGGGCTCCTGGCGTCCAGCTGACAGGAGAGCTGATTGCCGTCGTAAATCACCTGTTTTATCCGCAAGTTGCGCGCCAGTATCCTCAAGTCCATCATGCCGAGCAGGTTCTCCGCCTCGGGGGGCATGGGGCCGAAGCGGTCTGCGAGCTCCACGCCGATGGCCTCGACCTCCCGCTCGTCCTGCCTGGAGGAGAGCCTCTTGTAGATGTCGATCCTGGTCCCGGGATCGGCCACATATTTTTCGGGCAGAAAGGCCGCGACCTTGAGGTTGAGCTCCGGGTCGATCTCGTCCTCGACCGCCTTGCCGGTGAGCCTTCTCACCTCCCGGTCGAGGAGCTTCGAGTACATCTCGTAGCCGATCGCGGCCACGTGCCCGGACTGCGCGCTGCCGAGGATGTTGCCCGCGCCGCGGAACTCGAGGTCGTGCATCGCGATCTGGAATCCAGAGCCAAGCTCGGTGAACCGCTTGAGCACGGTGAGGCGCTTCTTCGCTATCGTGGTCATCCGGCCGTCGGGCGGGGTGAGCAGGTACGCCTGCGCGCGCACGCTCGAGCGGCCGACCCTGCCGCGCAGCTGGTAGAGCTGCGCCAGCCCGAATGTGTCGGCGCGGTTGATCACGATCGTGTTGGCGGAGGGTATGTCGAGCCCCGACTCGATGATCGTGGTGCAGAGCAGCACGTCCGCGTCCCTCTTGAGGAACGCGAGCATCACCTCCTCGAGCCTGTGCTCGGGGAGCTGGCCGTGCCCCACCACGATGCGCGCCTCGGGGACGAGCTTTCGGAGCCTCTCGTTCATGGAGCCGATCGTCTCCACCCGGTTGTGCACGAAGAAGACCTGGCCGCCGCGCGCCATCTCGCGGATGATCGCCTGCCGCACGATCCCGTCGTCGAACGGCGCCACGTGCGTCGTTATCGAGAGGCGGTCGGCCGGCGGGGTGTTGATTATGCTTATGTCGCGTATGCCGGTGAGGGAGAGGTTGAGCGTGCGCGGGATCGGCGTCGCGGTCATGGCGATCACGTCCACGGTCTGGCGCAGCTTCTTTATCCTCTCCTTGTGCCGCACCCCGAAGCGGTGCTCCTCGTCGATGATGAGGAGCCCGAGCTGCCTGAACGCGACGTCCTTCGAGAGCAGCCTGTGCGTGCCGATGAGGATGTCGACGCGGCCGTCCTTTATCCCCTCGATCACCTTCCTCTGCTCCTTCGGGGAGCGGAACCGCGAGAGCATCTCGACCGCGACCGGGGTCCCGGCGAAGCGCCTCGTGAAGCTCTCGTAGTGCTGCAGCGCGAGCACGGTGGTGGGCACGAGCACCGCGACCTGGGCGCCGTGCATCGCGGCTCGGAATGCGGCGCGCATGGCGACCTCGGTCTTGCCGTAGCCCACGTCGCCGCAGATGAGCCTGTCCATGGGGCGCTCCAGCCCCATGTCGGCCATGATGTCGTCGATCGAGCGCAGCTGGTCCGGCGTCTCGTCGTAGGGGAACGCGGCCGCGAACTCCTCGTACTCGTTTCCGCCCTCCTTGAACCTGATCCCCGGGTAGACCTCGCGGGCGGCGTAGATCGCGAGAAGCTCCTTCGCCATGAGCCTTATCTCGCGCGTGACCTTGGCCCTCATGTTCTCCCAGCGCGCGCCGCCGAGCCGGTCGAGGGAAGGGGGAGCGTCTCCGGAGCCGATGTAGCGCCCCACGAGACCGAGCTTGTAGACCGGCAGATAGAGCCTGTCGCCGCCGAGGTATTCGATGAGCAGGTAGTCCGCCTCGCCGCCCTCGATGGACAGGTGTGCGAGCCCCGCGTAGCGGCCGATCCCGTGATGCTCGTGCACGAGGAAATCCCCCTCCGCGAGCTCGGTGAAGGAGGTGAACGGCTCCATGGGCTTCGAGGCCTTTATCCTGCGCACGGCCTTGGTGCCGAATATCTCCGCGTCCGTGATGATCGCGAGTTTCTCCGCCTCCCAGCGGAAACCGGCTGAGAGCCTCCCTGTGATGAGCCTGGCCGCATGCGACGCCATCTCCGAGAGCGCCTCGAACGGCGCGTCGAGCGCCGCGAGATCCACGCCGTGCCACCTGAACAGATCCTTGAGGCGCAGAGCCTGCATGTCGGTGTGGCAGGCCAAAAGCACCCTCCAGCCTGCCCTCTGCCACTCGCCTATGCGCGCGGCGAGGGGGGAGAGCATGTCCTCGCCCCTCGCGTGGCCTTCGATCATGGGCCTTATGTCGGCGTTGCCGATCGTGCCCGCGTTGAGGGCGGGACTTTGGGGCTGGCCCTCCATGCGGAGGGCGTTGAAGCGCAACGCCGTGAAGCGGGAGAGCGAATCTGAGAATCCATCGAGGCCCATCACGATCTCGTCGGGCGCGATCACCCGCTCCGGGCTCTTCGTGTCGCGCGCGAGCTCCTCCACTTCGCGGCGGTGCTCCACGGCAGCGGCCTCCACGTCCGGCGGCCCGTCGATCGCCACCATCGCGTCACCCGGCAGGTAGTCGAAGAGGGTCTCGGTGGATTCGTGGAAGAGGGGCATGAGCGTCTCGATGCCGGAGACCGCGATCCCCTCGTGGATCGCCTCGATCAGCGCGCGCCTCTCGTGCGAGGCGAGATCGGCCGCGTCGGAGCGCTCGCGCACGCGGTGCGCCGCCTTCGCGCGCGAGGGCTCGTCGAACGGGAAGTCGCGCACCGGGATCACGAGGATCTCGTGCGCGTCCCCCTTCGAGCGCTGCGTCGCAGGGTCGAAGAACCGCATGGAGGCGATGCGCTCCCCCTCGAACTCCAGGCGCACCGGCGCGTCCGAGGTGGGCGGCCACAGGTCGAGGATCCCTCCTCGGCGCGCGAAGCTGCCCTCGTCCTCCACCAGCCCCACGTCCTCGTAACCGTACCGGGCCAGGTAGGCGCATATCTCGTACGGATCGGCCGACTCCTCCTTGCGTATGCGGCGGGCGCCGGCGGTTATGTAGTGCTTCGGCGGCACCCTGCGCATGGCCGCGGCGGCGGGCGCGACCACGATCAGCGGCACGGAGTGCGCGAGGTCGTAGAGCGCGTGGAGCCGGTCGGCCCACTCGTCCGGCTCCGGCGAGAGCCTGGAGTAGGGCAGCGCCGAGCCGTCGGGAAAGAGCTTGAGCCTCTTTCTCTCATCGGGATGGATGAACGCGGCGCAGTCGTCGATCAGCTCATGCGCGCGCTCGGGCGAGGAGGTTATTATGGCTATTGCCCTCGAGGGAAATCTCCGGGCGAGGCTCGCCACCACGAGCCCCTTTGATCCGCCGTGGAGCCCATCGATATCCATCGTCTTTTCCGCCCCTTCGGCGGCCCTGACGATCTCTTGCAGCGAAACCGACATCTTTCGGCCTTGTACGCGAAAAAGGGGGGTTAGGCAACTGCAGAAAAGCAGAAAGCAGAATCAGAGAACTGAAAACTGAGAACAGAGGGCCTTGCTACGGCAAGGCCCTTATTTTTATGTAGGCCAATCTGAGGCGCGATTTGAGGGAGTTGCGATCGGGCTTGGGGAGAAGGCCGAAGGCGCAGGCGAGATCAAGGGCGGCCGAGGACTCGGCGATAGAGCCGAGCGAGATCTCGAAAAACCGCCGCCGATCGGTCTTGTATCTTCTTTTTCCGTTTCCCTCGGCCAGATTGAGCACCGCAGAAGCCAGGGCCCTCGACAGTTGATCGGCAAGGTAGCCGTTGCCCCTGGGCCACCTGGCCACCCTCCTTGCAACTTCCTCTGCCACATGAGCCAGCTGCCTGTAGCACTCCAGTTTTTCGTGATTCATGACGCCTCCTTTTGGTTTTGTCTGTTTTCGCTGCCCTCTCAATCAGGGTGGAGGGCAGCAAAAACAGACAAACCTTGGAGGTGTTTATGTTGCACGAAAAACTGGAGTGCTACCGCAGGGCAGTTGGGTTGGCAGAGGAGTTAAGCAAGGAGGGTGCCAGGTGGCCCAAGGGACTTGCGTATCTCATTGATCAGCAGAAGAGGGCCATGGCCTCGGTGATCTTGAATATCGCCGAGGGAAACGCCCGGAGGAGCGACAAGGAGAGGCGGCGGTTTTTCGAGATTGCCCGCGCTTCCGCTGCCGAGGTCTCGGCCTGTGTCGATCTCTCGTGCGCCTTCGGCCTGACCAACTCAGTTGAGTCCTTTGCTGTCAAATCACGCCTTGAGGAGATCGCCAAAATGTTATGGGGCTTGATGCGATGACTTAACTCAATCGCTTCATCAGCGCATCGCCATCGCTCTGTCATCGCAGTTTCATCGCATCACCATCGCATTCCATCGCCGTTACATCGCTCTTATTCCTATTCCTTTCCGTCACCCATCTCCCCGGCCCTCGCCGTTCACAGACCACAGACCACAGACAACCGATCCCCGATCCCCAACAAGTGTACACCGCCTGTTTCCGGGTTATGCTGGACGGGGCATCCATCCTTGCACGTCTCAAGGATCAGTAAATCTGTGTGCTGAGACGAAGGCCCCGCGACCGCGGGGCCTTTTTAAAGCAGGGCGGCTGCCTCCGCGGGCAGCATCCTTTTTCCTTTGTCGAGATATGACTTGAACTTGCCCCCGATTCGGGCGGCGCTGCGGAGCGCCGTGGCGAGCTCGGCCGGCTGCTCCTCCGCGAGCGCGGCGATGAGCTCGGAGGCCTGCTCGATGTCCTTTAACGTTTTGGCGGCCTCGGACGCGGGCCTGCGCGCGGCGATCGCGAGCTTGTGCACGGCAAATCGCGCGGGCGAGGGCACCGTGACGGCGATCCCCCTGTCCGGGCCTATCAGGACTGCGTCGATCGAGTCCCTGATCAGGAAGTCGAGAAAGGGGAGAGGGGTCGCGCCTGCGCCGAGTATCCTGGGCAGGGCCACGTTGCCGCGCGGCCTTCCGGCGAGCGGGGTCAGGAGATCGACCCTGAGCCCTGCAGCGGATAGGAATGAAGACGAGGGATATTTGGCGGAGAGCGCCGGCACTTCGTGAAAATCCAGCCCGCTCTTTCGGAGGACTGCCAGGATATCGACCGGCTTATCAAGCGCCACCGAGACGACCGGCTCGCTCACGATGTCTATGTCATTCGTGGCAAGCGAGCCGCCTGCGAAGAGGGCGCCCAGAAGGCCGGAGTATGCCCCGAAGGCGTGCGTGCCCACGAGCACCCCATGCCTGTGGGCGAGCCCTGAGTCGGAGAGCGCGACGAGGACCTGGGCCTCCCGGCGGTCGAGCGAGGGCAGGCCGCCTCGGCGCAGCATGGCCGCGAGCCGCTGCTCCTTCCTGAGGAGCGCGGCCAGCGTCTTCTTCCGATCGAGCGCCCTTTTCCTTGCCGCCTCCACCTTCGCGTCGTTCTCTTTGTTGGATGTGCCGAAATAGACCTGCCTCGCGACCCCGTCCTCATAGTGCTGGGCGTACCAGTAGGTTGCGCCCTTTACGCGCTTTCGGGCAAAGGTGCCCTCGGCCCGCATGTCGCGCTCCATCGAGCTCCTCGCCAGCGCCGCCTCGCGGAACTCTGCGCAGAGGGTGCGCACCGCTATATCGAGCCTTTCCATGTTATACGTTATAACACGAATTAATACAGATATCAACGTATAACTTATTTCAGGTGTACACAGCCTGTGTACGGTTTTTTCATTGTGATCGATTATTTGCGAAACTTATTGCGGGGGGGGGGCGATAAGGGATATGGCTGTCAGATGGAATGATGGATCACAAGTAACGGAAAGGGAGGTGGCTTTATGTCGATGATATGCAATATTCCGAAGGACATGCCGGTTATATCCGCACTGGCGAAGACGCTTGGCACGACTGTCGGTGATCTGTACGGTCAGTTCAAGGGCGAAGAGGGCGCGATCGATCTTGAGGCGCTCAAGCAGAGTCAGCGCTACGCGGGCCGCATCTACGATCCGTATAGATACACCATACCGTGCGAGAGGCTCGAGAACTTCTACGTCGTGGACAACGGCGACGGCAAGGTCGGCGACGGCGACCTCTACATGAAGGCCGACGGATATTTGATACCGGACGGCCAGATGGAGTTCCGCCATGCGATCCTCGGCGGGAAATACGAGACGACGGGGAAGGAGCCATGGCAGTCAAACGATGATCCCAGGCTGACCGCGGAGGACGAGCGCCTCCTGTCCGCGGTGATTTCATTGAAAGGCCAGGCGTTCGCTGATGCGACCTTCGTCTCGGGGCTGAGGCTGCTCTGCGAGTTCGATTTAAAATTCAGGATGCGTCGTTGATCGGATATCGGCCCCGCGACCGCGGGGCCTTTTTCATTTCTTCCTGGCGGCGATCGCGCGGCGGACCATGAACTCGACGTTTTTGCTCATGTTGATCGGCTCGATCCTGATCCCCGGATGCTCCGCATGAAAGACCCTGAATATCTCATCGGCAAATGCCTGGCCTACGCTAGCCACGCCTGAGAAATCCAGCACGACCTCCCTGAAGCGCTCCAGCGAGTGCAGGAGGCGCTTTGCCTGCGAGCGAGAGACGTAGGATTCCCCGGATTCAAAGAGCTTCACCGTGACCCTGGTGCGGTCGAACTTGAACTCCTCGCTTGTGTATTCTGCAAACACGTCCGCCAATTTCCTCTTCGAACTTGCGTCTATCTCACAAATCACCCTCGTGCCCTTGAGGAAGCGGATGTCCTCGAGAAATATGTCGCCCAGGCGGTTGTCCACGATGAGTCTCTTTGCGTGGCTCTCGAGCACGAAGCGATCCGCGATCTTCGAGGTGAAGAATATCCCCTCGCCGGAGTGGCGCGCAGGATCGGTGCTCTGCTTGCCCTTGAGCAGGTCCTCTATCGCCTCCATCTCAGATGCGAGTTTAAGCTTATTCATTATGTTTGCGAAAACGCCTACGCCCATGTCGCGCACTGTGAATGAAAACATTCCGCCGTCTGTCAGGACCTCGGTGTCGATAAAGATCGACCCCGAGTGATCGATGGCATTATTGAGCATCTCTGTGAATGAGTACTGCAGATTCTCCAGCGCGCTTTCAGAAAGCCCTGCAAGCAGACCCTCCTGAGACTGAAGATCGGCAAGGACATGGTCTTCGGATGAACCCTTTGCCCTTATCCTCTTCTTGAAACTCTTTGCCTTTGCCGCGGCCCGAATTCGGGCCCTTGGGGTGTTGACTATGTAGAAGGTTGTTCGCCTGGAACTCCCCTGCCTGATGATGGTAGAGTCCTTCAAAAAAACCTGGAGATGGCGGTGGACCGCCTGGCGGCTGACGTTGAATCTCTTCATCAGCTCGGCCGAGTTAAAGTTACCCCTGGCTCTAATGTATTGTAATAGTTGATTTTTTAAAGTAGCCATATCAACCTATTATCAACATACATTTTATATCAAATCAACATATTATCAACACAAATTTATATCATATCAACATACCCCCTTTGAGACACAGCGGCGGAGCGGTCCCTCTCCACGCCAGGCGCCCGTTATTAAATGTGACGCTGGGTGCCGAATGACGTGACGGGTCGGGGTGCTCTTCGCAGCGTGGCTCGAGCCTGCCTGCCGGCAGGCAGGGAGGCCGGATTCAGCAGCCTATATGACCCGGCCGACGAAAGCCCCCGA containing:
- the mfd gene encoding transcription-repair coupling factor gives rise to the protein MSVSLQEIVRAAEGAEKTMDIDGLHGGSKGLVVASLARRFPSRAIAIITSSPERAHELIDDCAAFIHPDERKRLKLFPDGSALPYSRLSPEPDEWADRLHALYDLAHSVPLIVVAPAAAAMRRVPPKHYITAGARRIRKEESADPYEICAYLARYGYEDVGLVEDEGSFARRGGILDLWPPTSDAPVRLEFEGERIASMRFFDPATQRSKGDAHEILVIPVRDFPFDEPSRAKAAHRVRERSDAADLASHERRALIEAIHEGIAVSGIETLMPLFHESTETLFDYLPGDAMVAIDGPPDVEAAAVEHRREVEELARDTKSPERVIAPDEIVMGLDGFSDSLSRFTALRFNALRMEGQPQSPALNAGTIGNADIRPMIEGHARGEDMLSPLAARIGEWQRAGWRVLLACHTDMQALRLKDLFRWHGVDLAALDAPFEALSEMASHAARLITGRLSAGFRWEAEKLAIITDAEIFGTKAVRRIKASKPMEPFTSFTELAEGDFLVHEHHGIGRYAGLAHLSIEGGEADYLLIEYLGGDRLYLPVYKLGLVGRYIGSGDAPPSLDRLGGARWENMRAKVTREIRLMAKELLAIYAAREVYPGIRFKEGGNEYEEFAAAFPYDETPDQLRSIDDIMADMGLERPMDRLICGDVGYGKTEVAMRAAFRAAMHGAQVAVLVPTTVLALQHYESFTRRFAGTPVAVEMLSRFRSPKEQRKVIEGIKDGRVDILIGTHRLLSKDVAFRQLGLLIIDEEHRFGVRHKERIKKLRQTVDVIAMTATPIPRTLNLSLTGIRDISIINTPPADRLSITTHVAPFDDGIVRQAIIREMARGGQVFFVHNRVETIGSMNERLRKLVPEARIVVGHGQLPEHRLEEVMLAFLKRDADVLLCTTIIESGLDIPSANTIVINRADTFGLAQLYQLRGRVGRSSVRAQAYLLTPPDGRMTTIAKKRLTVLKRFTELGSGFQIAMHDLEFRGAGNILGSAQSGHVAAIGYEMYSKLLDREVRRLTGKAVEDEIDPELNLKVAAFLPEKYVADPGTRIDIYKRLSSRQDEREVEAIGVELADRFGPMPPEAENLLGMMDLRILARNLRIKQVIYDGNQLSCQLDARSPITTEQVLSMVSAFPGRYRVVPPDRLLISAASAGGDSQLIAAAKNSLSEMASYVSENSPEKD
- a CDS encoding four helix bundle protein produces the protein MNHEKLECYRQLAHVAEEVARRVARWPRGNGYLADQLSRALASAVLNLAEGNGKRRYKTDRRRFFEISLGSIAESSAALDLACAFGLLPKPDRNSLKSRLRLAYIKIRALP
- a CDS encoding four helix bundle protein, with amino-acid sequence MLHEKLECYRRAVGLAEELSKEGARWPKGLAYLIDQQKRAMASVILNIAEGNARRSDKERRRFFEIARASAAEVSACVDLSCAFGLTNSVESFAVKSRLEEIAKMLWGLMR
- a CDS encoding DUF4325 domain-containing protein, which codes for MATLKNQLLQYIRARGNFNSAELMKRFNVSRQAVHRHLQVFLKDSTIIRQGSSRRTTFYIVNTPRARIRAAAKAKSFKKRIRAKGSSEDHVLADLQSQEGLLAGLSESALENLQYSFTEMLNNAIDHSGSIFIDTEVLTDGGMFSFTVRDMGVGVFANIMNKLKLASEMEAIEDLLKGKQSTDPARHSGEGIFFTSKIADRFVLESHAKRLIVDNRLGDIFLEDIRFLKGTRVICEIDASSKRKLADVFAEYTSEEFKFDRTRVTVKLFESGESYVSRSQAKRLLHSLERFREVVLDFSGVASVGQAFADEIFRVFHAEHPGIRIEPINMSKNVEFMVRRAIAARKK